A section of the Acipenser ruthenus chromosome 39, fAciRut3.2 maternal haplotype, whole genome shotgun sequence genome encodes:
- the LOC117397070 gene encoding centromere/kinetochore protein zw10 homolog: MTSFVAQVLASSGKLEKDDLGTKISTLSRRVEEIKSEVCDMINKKYDEFLPSMQSAEELMNQVNGISGDLDMLKSCIENEVQRDLRVAVTEFTELKQQLEKNTLVLSVLRQLQEFDTAIENYHRALLEKKYIVAAGHLEKAQGSANTLKARKGCELKIMKALSTELTIQKQNLLYHLGEEWKKLAVWKLPPSKETDGLESALKTELHLCSAAPKEGISTGPLLPSVLQALSILGELNTKIKFFSKVLLKYVLKPLIMYPSLHPLVNEQTGQSVVLSFHCMDTKLEHPSPSTVYLKLNTVLEQLHKHLFDVPLSEPVERSGKELTVTLAEVLGDLIWEEMSDCIIRECLVYSIPANSSQLEQYEEVIKETEQFEQTLKEMHFLKGNSTDLLKYARNVNSHFASKKCQDVIVAARNLMTSEIHNTVKISPESKVVVPKLPNPGTGNKVKMEKASKTLHNEMMNLENERQLDQHTFSLPVCRISDSVQKLMELAYQTLSEAVVSTHQCAVQLFYTVRNIFQLFYDVVPTYHKENLLKLPQLAAIHHNNCMFIGHHLLTLGHQFRHHLPQPLCDGAATFVDLVPGFRRLGTECFLAQMRSQKAELLERLSTARNFSNLDDESNYSAASKAVRQVIHQLKRLGKVWQDVLPVNIYCKAMGTLLNTAIAEVINKITMLEDISTEDGDRLYSLCRTITEEGPQVFTPLPEESKNKRYQEVVPVYVQKWMTFKELMIVLQASLQEIVDRWADGKGPLAAEFSTNEVKSLIRALFQNTDRRAAALSKIK; encoded by the exons atgacctCGTTTGTGGCGCAGGTGTTGGCGAGCTCTGGAAAGCTCGAGAAAGATGACCTTGGCACTAAAATCAGCACACTGTCGCGGAGAGTGGAGGAGATTAAG AGTGAAGTATGTGACATGATCAATAAGAAATACGATGAGTTCCTGCCCAGCATGCAGAGCGCAGAAGAGCTGATGAACCAGGTGAATGGGATCTCTGGCGACCTTGACATGCTGAAATCCTGCATTGAAAACGAG GTACAGAGAGATCTCCGTGTTGCTGTCACTGAGTTTACAGAACTGAAACAACAGCTAGAAAAGAACACCCTAGTGCTGAGTGTGCTCCGACAACTCCAAGAG TTTGACACAGCGATTGAAAATTATCACAGAGCACTGTTGGAAAAGAAATACATTGTAGCGGCTGGTCATCTTGAGAAG GCACAGGGCAGTGCAAATACTCTGAAAGCCAGAAAGGGCTGCGAGTTGAAGATCATGAAGGCTCTGAGCACAGAGCTGACCATTCAGAAACAGAACCTGCTGTACCACCTCGGGGAGGAGTGGAAGAAACTGGCTGTCTGGAAGCTGCCTCCTTCCAAGG AAACCGACGGCCTGGAGTCTGCCCTCAAGACTGAGCTGCACTTGTGCTCTGCTGCACCGAAGGAAGGCATCAGCACAGGGCCACTATTGCCCAGTGTCTTGCAGGCTCTCTCCATCCTTGGGGAACTCAACACCAAGATCAAATTTTTCA GTAAAGTGCTCCTGAAGTACGTTCTGAAGCCCTTGATCATGTATCCTTCCCTCCACCCTCTGGTGAACGAGCAGACTGGACAGAGTGTGGTCCTGAGCTTTCACTGCATGGACACCAAACTGGAGCACCCCTCTCCTTCCACAGTTTACCTCAAATTAAACACTGTGCTGGAACAGCTCCACAAGCACCTGTTTG ATGTTCCTCTTAGTGAGCCGGTAGAAAGAAGTGGCAAAGAGTTAACTGTTACCCTGGCTGAGGTGCTGGGTGATCTGATTTGGGAAGAAATGTCAGACTGCATTATAAGAGAGTGTTTGGTGTACTCCATACCAGCAAACAGCAGCCAGCTGGAACAGTATGAAGAG gtAATAAAAGAAACTGAGCAATTTGAGCAAACGCTGAAGGAAATGCATTTTCTAAAGGGCAACAGCACAGACTTGTTGAAGTATGCCAGGAATGTCAATTCCCACTTTGCCAGCAAGAAATGCCAGGATGTGATTGTAGCAGCCCGTAATCTGATGACCTCAGAGATCCACAATACTGTGAAG ATTTCTCCAGAGTCCAAAGTCGTTGTACCCAAACTGCCAAATCCTGGTACTGGGAACAAGGTGAAAATGGAGAAAGCTTCAAAGACTCTTCATAACGAGATGATGAATCTGGAGAACGAGCGGCAGCTGGACCAGCACACCttctccctgcctgtctgccgCATCAGTGACTCTGTGCAGAAACTCATGGAACTGGCCTACCAGACCCTCTCGGAGGCTGTCGTCAGCACCCACCAGTG TGCGGTCCAACTTTTCTACACAGTTAGAAACATTTTCCAGTTGTTCTACGATGTTGTGCCGACCTACCACAA AGAAAACCTGCTGAAGCTGCCCCAGCTGGCTGCCATTCACCACAACAACTGCATGTTCATCGGACACCACCTGCTGACTCTGGGCCACCAGTTCAGACACCACCTACCCCAGCCCCTGTGCGATGGGGCTGCTACCTTCGTGGACCTGGTGCCAGGCTTCAGGAGACTCG GGACGGAATGCTTCTTGGCACAGATGCGGTCTCAGAAAGCAGAGCTGCTGGAGAGATTGTCAACCGCAAGGAATTTTTCAAACCTGGACGATGAGAGCAATTACTCAGCTGCCAGCAAAGCTGTCCGCCAG GTGATTCATCAGTTGAAGAGGCTGGGGAAAGTTTGGCAAGACGTCCTTCCTGTCAACATTTACTGCAAAGCGATGGGGACCCTACTTAACACTGCTATTGCAGAGGTCATCAACAAAATCACCATGCTGGAG GACATCTCTACCGAAGATGGAGACCGCCTGTATTCCCTTTGCAGGACCATCACAGAGGAAGGACCCCAGGTGTTTACACCACTGCCTGAGGAAAGCAAGAACAAGAGATATCAGGAGGTTGTTCCTGTCTACGTTCAGAAATGGATGACTTTCAAGGAGCTCATGATAGTCTTACAGGCCAGTCTGCAGGAGATAGTGGACAG GTGGGCTGATGGGAAGGGGCCTCTTGCTGCTGAATTCTCCACCAATGAGGTGAAGAGCCTGATCCGAGCCTTGTTCCAGAACACGGACCGGCGAGCCGCAGCACTCTCCAAAATCAAATAG
- the LOC117397189 gene encoding ubiquitin carboxyl-terminal hydrolase 28-like isoform X8, producing MQELRCLFALMMGSSRKFVDPSAAVELLKDAFRSNEAQQQDVSEFTHKLLDWLEDAFQLAANGNNPKDKQENPMVQLFYGTFLAERTLDGKTVSNIERFGQYPLQVNGFNNLDECLEGAMVEGEIEALHSDQTIRSGQERWFSKLPPVLTFELSRFEFNQSLGRPEKIHKKLEFPQVIYMDRYLYKNMEKIQDRRAEVKKLKEQVTVLQQKLESYLNYGSGPNKYPLADMLQYVLEFATTKPTSVSPTQDIKVTSPASTTTLSTPTDPVYEQTSPSETENSGPPDSSNSMPTSPPPQRTPIYKPFTQCRPPMDTPPHPAPHKVSEEELCFIKGCLHRWRTEVEQNIQELKDSIDRINHTLENMYTEDSMCQVPYRLHAVLVHEGQASAGHYWAYIFNHRCKLWLKYNDISVTESCWEELERDSYGGVKNASAYCLMYIDDKLPRLIAEDTDMETGQVLEGVDSLPPILRRYVQEDNRWFQQEVEEWEEEQFRKIAQKEPPVTITETQELSFTTVAEESAPSQQNSRSLSSEHAVIAKQQTAQAIAKTADCYEKKGVEAALAESDRESEAVGSTVECEARADSQPQDQPPKEGDKQTESQVSEVEIPSVGRILVRSDADGYNEEMMLTPAMQGVILAIAKAREVYDKDGPEAALIKAFHEEYSRLYLLAQEKASPQNDPRLQHVLIYLIQNEAPNRVVERTLLEQFADRNLSYDERSISIMKQARAKLRLIGPEDMDMDKYRQKWHEDYSLFRKVFVYLLTGLEQYQNGKVREALTYLVYAYQSNSTLLRNGENRGVEESLIALYRRKCLMELNENAAGLFDSGEDSDVVEGMSIMNDLVIPCMHLMISNDICQEDLDAIEIMRDRWCSYLGTDMDATLQEKLGEFLPRLLDCSAEIIILKEPPKIRPNSSHDLCSRFAAVLESIHGTSPVTVN from the exons ATGCAGGAGCTCCGTTGCCTGTTTGCACTCATGATGGGCTCCAGTCGCAAGTTTGTGGATCCCTCTGCTGCTGTGGAGCTGCTGAAAGATGCATTCCGGTCCAACGAAGCCCAGCAG CAGGATGTGAGCGAGTTTACCCACAAGCTTCTTGATTGGTTGGAAGATGCCTTCCAGTTGGCAGCCAATGGAAA TAACCCCAAAGATAAGCAAGAGAACCCGATGGTGCAGCTTTTTTACGGAACCTTCCTGGCTGAAAGAACCCTTGATG GTAAAACTGTCTCCAACATTGAGCGCTTTGGACAGTACCCCCTACAGGTGAACGGATTCAACAACCTGGATGAGTGCTTGGAAGGCGCCATGGTGGAGGGGGAGATCGAGGCTCTTCACTCGGATCAAACCATCCGCTCTGGCCAGGAG cGGTGGTTTTCAAAGTTGCCACCGGTGTTGACCTTTGAACTGTCCAGATTTGAGTTCAACCAGTCTCTTGGACGGCCAGAGAAGATTCATAAAAAACTGGAGTTCCCGCAGGTGATTTACATGGACAG GTACCTTTACAAGAACATGGAGAAGATCCAGGACAGGAGAGCGGAGGTGAAGAAGCTGAAGGAACAGGTGACTGTTCTGCAGCAGAAGCTAGAGAG cTACCTCAATTACGGCTCAGGGCCAAACAAATACCCGTTGGCTGACATGCTGCAGTACGTCCTGGAGTTTGCAACCACAAAGCCCACCAGTGTTTCTCCCACTCAGGATATTAAAGTGACCTCCCCAGCATCCACTACCACTTTGAGCACACCCACAGATCCTGTATACGAGCAGACAAG TCCTTCAGAAACAGAGAATTCAGGGCCACCTGACAGTTCAAACTCTATGCCCACGTCGCCACCACCCCAGAGGACTCCCATCTACAAGCCATTCACGCAGTGCAGACCGCCCATGGACACCCCCCCTCACCCGGCCCCCCACAAAGTGTCCGAGGAGGAGCTCTGCTTCATCAAAGGCTGCCTGCATCGCTGGAGAACAGAGGTGGAGCAAAACATACAAG AGCTGAAGGACAGCATTGACCGGATCAACCACACTTTAGAGAACATGTACACGGAAGACAGCATGTGCCAG GTGCCCTACCGCCTGCATGCTGTCCTTGTCCATGAAGGCCAGGCTTCTGCAGGCCATTACTGGGCCTACATCTTCAATCACAGGTGTAAACTGTGGCTCAAGTACAATGACATCTCTGTCACGGAGTCCTGTTGGGAGGAGCTGGAGAGGGACTCCTATGGGGGTGTGAAGAACGCCAGTGCCTACTGCCTCATGTACATTGATGACAAGCTGCCTCGCCTCATAGCAG AGGACACAGATATGGAGACTGGGCAGGTCCTGGAGGGGGTGGACTCCCTGCCACCCATCCTGAGACGCTACGTTCAGGAGGACAACCGCTGGTTCCAACAGGAAGTGGAGGAGTGGGAGGAGGAGCAGTTCCGCAAGATTGCGCAGAAGGAGCCGCCTGTAACCATCACAGAAACACAGGAACTCTCCTTCACAACAGTGGCTGAAG AATCTGCCCCTAGCCAGCAAAACTCGCGGTCTCTGTCTTCGGAGCATGCTGTTATAGCCAAGCAGCAGACCGCCCAGGCTATCGCCAAGACAGCCGACTGCTACGAGAAGAAGGGAGTGGAGGCTGCACTCGCGGAG TCCGATAGAGAGAGTGAGGCTGTGGGCAGCACTGTGGAGTGTGAAGCCAGGGCTGACTCCCAGCCACAGGATCAGCCCCCCAAGGAGGGTGATAAGCAGACTGAGAGCCAGGTCTCCGAGGTGGAGATCCCCAGTGTGGGCAGGATTCTGGTGCGCTCAGACGCAGACGGGTATAACGAGGAG ATGATGTTAACTCCAGCCATGCAGGGGGTCATCCTGGCTATAGCAAAGGCTAGGGAGGTCTATGATAAGGACGGGCCTGAGGCTGCTCTCATAAAG GCGTTCCATGAAGAATACTCCCGGCTCTACCTGCTTGCTCAGGAGAAAGCCAGCCCCCAGAACGACCCCCGTCTCCAGCACGTCCTGATCTACCTCATCCAGAACGAAGCCCCCAACCGTGTGGTCGAGAGGACACTACTGGAGCAGTTCGCAGACCGGAACCTCAGCTACGATGAACG GTCAATCAGTATAATGAAGCAGGCTCGTGCGAAACTCCGTCTGATTGGACCAGAGGACATGGATATGGACAAGTACAGG CAGAAATGGCATGAAGACTACAGCCTGTTTCGCAAGGTGTTTGTGTATCTTCTAACAGGGCTAGAGCAGTACCAGAATGGAAA AGTTCGTGAAGCGCTGACCTACCTGGTGTATGCCTACCAGAGCAACAGCACATTACTTAGGAATGGGGAAAATAGAGGCGTAGAGGAGTCACTTATTGCACTTTATAGGAGGAAATGTTTAATG GAGCTGAATGAGAACGCAGCAGGCCTGTTTGACAGCGGAGAGGACAGTGATGTGGTGGAGGGGATGAGCATCATGAACGACCTGGTCATTCCCTGCATGCACCTAATGATCAGTAACGACATCTGCCAAGAGGACCTGGACGCCATTGAGATCATGAGGGATCGCTGGTGCTCTTACCTGGGCACTGACATGGACG CCACTCTGCAGGAGAAGCTGGGGGAGTTCTTGCCCAGGTTGCTGGACTGTTCAGCGGAGATCATCATCCTAAAGGAGCCACCGAAGATCAGGCCAAACTCGTCCCACGACCTGTGCAGTCGCTTCGCCGCTGTGCTGGAGTCCATTCACGGCACCTCGCCAGTGACTGTCAATTAA
- the LOC117397331 gene encoding G protein-activated inward rectifier potassium channel 4-like produces the protein MISTIVSNSMEIGRGNGACGRKHGWPNPLKCESRRNSIPPAQTPSARHMLAYLPRPSTDSSRYETFTPKQPENTTIPSEVPAEVSQHRRDSVTSKKSSTFANLLQLSRDTHISTDRALHRRLSGSEPVGFQSALPGKHRMSVSINTEDLPTRYHRPSCSEQASTKWHPGPVAGIPNSFRSKTPTRSINSVQTFGSEKTPNQRCKLIGDDRQLLNSTNKQRQRYVTKDGKCRVNLGKIEDRSRFLSDIFTTMVDLKYRWFLFIFMMCYVVTWVLFAGIYFLDAWLRDDVNHTSDPKWRPCVENIDSFLSALLFSIESQRTIGYGYRMVTSNCSEGVILIMAQSIIGSMIDALMVGCMFVKISRPKKRAQTLIFSKSCVISHRDEELCLMFRIGDLRDSHMVDAKVRAKLIKSRQTKEGEFIPLEQSELNLGYDTGEDRLFLVEPQIICHTINESSPFWDMSADGLKREQFEIIVILEGIVEATGMTCQARTSYKDDEIVWGHRFEPCMSLEKGAFRVDYSRFEKTFDVQTPPSSAKEMQALKDMERNEMSALSLYWDHMGHTCTSTDLEHRLSRAGIGDITEEKSTEMIDSDFEV, from the exons ATGATCTCAACCATTGTAAGCAACAGCATGGAGATTGGGAGGGGCAATGGGGCGTGTGGGAGAAAGCATGGATGGCCCAATCCTCTGAAATGTGAAAGCCGGAGGAACTCCATCCCTCCAGCACAGACCCCCTCTGCCAGGCACATGCTGGCGTATCTCCCCAGACCCTCAACAGACTCCTCCAGATATGAAACCTTCACACCAAAGCAG CCTGAAAACACAACCATCCCCTCCGAAGTTCCAGCAGAGGTGTCCCAGCACAGAAGGGATTCTGTCACCTCGAAGAAAAGCAGCACGTTCGCAAATCTGCTCCAGCTCTCCCGGGATACCCACATCTCCACAGACAGGGCTTTGCACAGGAGGCTGAGCGGCTCAGAACCAGTTGGCTTCCAGTCTGCCTTGCCAGGCAAGCACAGGATGAGCGTCTCCATCAACACAGAGGACCTCCCGACACGCTACCACCGCCCTTCATGCAGCGAGCAGGCCAGTACTAAATGGCACCCAGGACCCGTCGCTGGCATCCCAAACTCCTTCAGGAGCAAGACTCCCACACGGAGCATCAACTCTGTTCAGACCTTCGGTTCTGAGAAGACGCCGAACCAGAGGTGCAAACTGATTGGAGACGACCGGCAGCTTCTCAACTCCACCAACAAGCAGCGGCAGCGGTATGTAACCAAGGACGGGAAGTGCAGGGTCAACCTGGGCAAGATCGAAGACAGGAGCAGGTTCTTGTCGGACATTTTCACCACCATGGTGGACCTGAAGTACCGCTGGTTCCTGTTCATCTTCATGATGTGCTACGTTGTGACCTGGGTCTTGTTTGCAGGGATTTATTTCCTAGACGCTTGGTTAAGGGATGACGTGAATCACACAAGCGATCCTAAATGGAGGCCCTGTGTTGAAAACATAGACAGCTTCCTTTCTGCTTTACTGTTCTCCATTGAAAGTCAGAGGACCATCGGCTACGGCTATAGAATGGTGACTTCCAACTGCAGCGAAGGCGTGATTTTGATCATGGCCCAGTCGATAATCGGCTCCATGATTGACGCTCTCATGGTGGGATGCATGTTTGTCAAGATCTCCAGGCCAAAAAAGAGAGCGCAGACATTGATCTTCAGCAAATCCTGCGTGATATCTCACCGGGACGAGGAGCTGTGCTTGATGTTTCGGATCGGGGATCTCCGGGACAGCCACATGGTGGATGCCAAAGTTCGAGCCAAGCTGATCAAATCGAGACAGACTAAAGAAGGGGAGTTTATCCCCTTGGAGCAGTCCGAGTTGAACCTCGGATACGACACGGGAGAGGACAgactcttcctggtggagccgcAGATTATCTGCCACACAATCAACGAAAGCAGCCCGTTCTGGGATATGAGTGCAGACGGTTTAAAAAGAGAACAGTTTGAGATCATTGTCATCTTGGAAGGCATTGTTGAAGCCACGG GAATGACGTGCCAGGCCCGGACCTCCTACAAGGATGACGAGATTGTGTGGGGTCACCGCTTTGAACCCTGCATGTCCCTGGAGAAGGGGGCTTTCCGAGTGGATTACAGCAGGTTCGAGAAGACCTTTGATGTCCAGACACCACCCAGCAGCGCCAAAGAGATGCAAGCCTTGAAGGACATGGAGAGGAACGAGATGTCCGCTCTCAGCTTGTACTGGGACCACATGGGCCACACCTGCACTTCCACAGACCTGGAACACAGACTGAGCAGGGCTGGGATCGGCGACATCACAGAGGAGAAAAGCACAGAGATGATAGACAGCGACTTTGAAGTGTGA